TGATTTTATTACTGTCGTAGAGCTATATTCTTCAATAATTGCAGGTCCTTCTATTTCATAATTAACTTGAAGCTCTTCTCTTCTATAAATAGGAGTTTCTATCCAATCGTCAAAGTACACTTTTCTGTACTTCACGCTAGGCTTTCCCTCAGTTTTGGGCTTTGGTAGGGATACTTTATTAGAAGGAATTATTCCAAAAACTCTAATTGTTACAATTTCTATATCCTTATCTAAAGTAAAACCATAAATTTTCTCATGAACTGCCTCAAAATCCTCCTTTATTTTCTTAACGTCTTTCACTGGAATTGTAATTTCCCACCCTTGTCCTTCATACCTTACGTCAGCATACCTCAAGTAGTATTTTCCCTTAACCCTAGATTCTAGCTCCTCAAAGTCCTTCTCAAGATCTTTAGGATAAGACTTTCTAGCTTCATACTTTTTATCAGCAAATAGCATTCCTAGAGCTGAAAAAAGGCCAGGGTAAGGAGGGATAATAACTGTGGAAATTCCCATTTCCTCAGCTAAATCGATAGCGTATTGAGGTCCTGCACCACCGTATGCAAATAATGTAAAATCTCCGGGGTCAAGACCTCTTTCAACAGTTACGAGCCTTATAGCCCTTCCCATCTCCAAGTTTGCTAGCTTTATAGCTTCATTAGCGACTTCAACGTAATCTCCAAGTTTGCTTAAACCCTTTATTGCTCCTTCCTTATCAAGTTTCATTTCTCCAGAAAGTAATGATTCAACTCTACCTAAAGCAACGTTTGCGTCAGTCAGTGTAGGGTCCTTTCCTCCTCTAGCATAGCTTATTGGTCCTGGGTCTGCTCCAGCACTTATAGGCCCTACTCTTAATCCTCCTGCATTGTCTTTCCAAATTATTGTTCCTCCACCAGCAGAAACTTCACTTAAATCTACAAAGGGAAACCTTACCGGATATCCCGAACCTTTAATTATCCTACCGTGATGGGCTTTTCCTCCAACTTCATATTCAGTAGTTATTTCCACTTTGTGGTCTACAACAGTTCCTGCTTTTGCTGTAGTCCCTCCCATGTCGAAGCTTATTGCGTTCTTTATTCCCAGTATCTCTGAAAAATATACAACTCCAACAACTCCTGCGGCAGGACCGGATTCTATAATTTGTACCGGCCTTCTGGAAGCTTCTTCCTTATCTATTAACCCACCAGAGCTAGCCATGATGTAAATTGATGGGCTACCAAATTCCTTTAGCATAGACTCCAGTGCCTCTAAATACCTACTTACTATAGGCATTAGTGTTGCGTTAAGCACAGTAGTTGAAGTTCTCTCGTATTCCCTAGGTTCTGGGGCAATTTCGTGTGATACAGAAACGTATTGAAAGTATTTCCTTGCAATGTTAGCGGTAACCTTCTCGTTTTCTGGGTTAATATAGGAGTGAAGGAAGGAAATAGCTATCGCATTAGCCTTTATCGATTTTATTAGTCTTTCGACTTCCTCCTCATTAACCATTTTTATTATCCCCCCTTCAGCGTCAGTCCTCTCATCTACTTCAAACCTTTTATCTCTAGGAACCAGAGGTAGAGGTTTGTCGAAGAATGGGTTATAAAGTTCTGGTCTGTTTTGCCTACCTATTTCTATTACGTCTTTGAACTCCTTAGTTGTTAATAGGGCAACTTCTGGAAGTTCCAAGTTAACTTGACCTAATATTGCATTTGTTGCAATAGTTGTTGCATGTATTATTTCCTCTGGGTGAAAGTTCCCCTTCTTTAGCCCTTCATATACTCCTATCTCTGGAGATTTTGGTGTAGTTAATCCCTTGTAAACTGTAATTTTATCTCCTTCTATTCCTACAATATCTGTAAAAGTTCCTCCTACATCAACAGCAACTATCACAAGAAGGAAAGAGCATGAAGGAATAAAAGGATTTTATTTTAGCTTTTAACCAGTTTTTATGGACAAGGAAGAAATAAGGCAGAAGATTTGGAAGCTAATGGAGGAGACAAATGTTGCGTCATTCCCAAGACCCGTTTTCGGTAGGATCCCTAATTTTAAAGGTGCCGACAAGGCTGCAGAATTGCTTTCAACTCTTCCTGAATTTAAGAGGGCAGAAGTTGTTAAAGTGAATCCAGACTCCCCTCAAAGGAAGGTAAGAGAGCTTGTACTGTCGGAGGGTAAAAAGTTGTTAGTTCCGACGCCAAGGCTTAAGGGGGAATTCTTTCTACTTTATAATGTTAATCCTAAGCAAGCCTCTACAATATCAGGTTTTACTAAGCTTGGTAAAAGGATAAGTTATAAGGAAATACCTCCTGTGGATTTAATAGTTGTAGGTTCTGTAGCAGTAACCAGGAAAGGGGATAGAGTAGGTAAAGGAGAAGGTTACAGCGAGCTTGAATATGCAATTTTGAGGGAGTTAGGTAAAGTGAACGAGAAGACTCCCGTAACTACTACTGTGCATTCTATACAGATAGTTGATGAAATTCCTTCTCAACCTTTTGACGTCCCAGTGGATATCATAGTTACTGAAAAGGAGATCATAAGGACTAATCCTACTAGGGAGAAGCCTAAAGGAATTTACATGGAATATTTAACCAAGGAGAAAATTGAGGATACCCCTTATCTAAAATACTATTTAATTGAAACGGGAAGGATAAAGCAGTGAAGTTAGTGTAAATTGATAAGTTACATTATACAGCTAGTGATATCATATTTTCACCAAATTGTGTACAAATATTAAAACTCCATGAAGCAATATAGAGGATGAATATTAGTTAGTTACGTTTTCCACATATTCTTCTCTTTCTGATATTGTTTTACCTAGTATTATTCCTCCAATTAAAAATGGCATTTGATATATAGCCCAAAATACATTTATTATTATGGAGTAAAATAGGCGTAGGTTAAATTTTGCTTCATCAAGCCAGATAAATCCTTCAATTGTTGCTAATATCAACAGAATTAAAATTATTATATGAGGAATTATGTTTTTCACGTCGAACTTTCCTTCTCCTTTAGGAGTTACTTTAAACGGTCTTTTCTTGGCTAGTAGCCAGGAAAAGAAGGTTAACGTTATCGATAGGAACTCTAAATATTCTATGGATTGGTGGTAATAAAACCCCTTTATTCCATATTCTCCCTTTCCTTTTATTGCAAACACAAAAAGCGCTATTGAAATGAGTAGGTAAGGAATATAAGCTAGGATATAAATTAACGGGTTTAGCACTATTATGGGTATCTTAAATAAGAGGAAAAAGATAGGAGCTAAAAACTCAGCTACAGTAAGAGGTCCTTCTTTAACCCAATATAAACTCCCGGAGAAATAATCAGCAAATTGAGAAAAGCTTAAGTTACTCTTCAGTATTTTCCAAGTTAGTTGGAAATATCCGAATGCCCATCTTGATTGTTGAGTTAAATAAGCACTTATGTCTTCTGGAGGTTCTCCATACCAAATTAATTGTGAATCTACGTACACAGACTTATATCCCTTTTCGTGAAGCTTTATTGAAGTCGCTGCGTCTTCTGTTATGCTTGACTCGTCCATATATCCCACATCCTTTAACGCACTAACTCTAAATATAGAACCCGAACCTAAAGAAAAAGCGGAAGATAATGATCTACCCCTCATTATTACTCTCAAAAAGGGCTCCTGCTGGTATTTCGAAGCCTTAGCTATTCCGGAGTAAGTCTCAGAATAGTTTTGAGGAACTTGTACTAGGGCTACTTTAGGGTCAGAAAAATAAGGTAGAACTTGTTCGAAAAAGTCTTCTACTGGTCTCTGGTCTGCGTCAAATATTGCAACTAGGTCGTAATTATCTCCTACTTTCTTCAATGCCTCATTTATTGCCCCTGCTTTGAAGCCTTTCCTCTCAGTTCTATGAATGTATACAACCCCATTTTTTTCGCAGAAATTTCTTAATTCGTTGGAAATCTTTTGGTCCGTTGAATCGTCCAAGAGATATACATCACCGTAGTCTTTTGTAGCAAGCTTTACCGATA
This genomic interval from Acidianus sp. HS-5 contains the following:
- a CDS encoding 5-formyltetrahydrofolate cyclo-ligase, with protein sequence MDKEEIRQKIWKLMEETNVASFPRPVFGRIPNFKGADKAAELLSTLPEFKRAEVVKVNPDSPQRKVRELVLSEGKKLLVPTPRLKGEFFLLYNVNPKQASTISGFTKLGKRISYKEIPPVDLIVVGSVAVTRKGDRVGKGEGYSELEYAILRELGKVNEKTPVTTTVHSIQIVDEIPSQPFDVPVDIIVTEKEIIRTNPTREKPKGIYMEYLTKEKIEDTPYLKYYLIETGRIKQ
- a CDS encoding hydantoinase/oxoprolinase family protein; the encoded protein is MIVAVDVGGTFTDIVGIEGDKITVYKGLTTPKSPEIGVYEGLKKGNFHPEEIIHATTIATNAILGQVNLELPEVALLTTKEFKDVIEIGRQNRPELYNPFFDKPLPLVPRDKRFEVDERTDAEGGIIKMVNEEEVERLIKSIKANAIAISFLHSYINPENEKVTANIARKYFQYVSVSHEIAPEPREYERTSTTVLNATLMPIVSRYLEALESMLKEFGSPSIYIMASSGGLIDKEEASRRPVQIIESGPAAGVVGVVYFSEILGIKNAISFDMGGTTAKAGTVVDHKVEITTEYEVGGKAHHGRIIKGSGYPVRFPFVDLSEVSAGGGTIIWKDNAGGLRVGPISAGADPGPISYARGGKDPTLTDANVALGRVESLLSGEMKLDKEGAIKGLSKLGDYVEVANEAIKLANLEMGRAIRLVTVERGLDPGDFTLFAYGGAGPQYAIDLAEEMGISTVIIPPYPGLFSALGMLFADKKYEARKSYPKDLEKDFEELESRVKGKYYLRYADVRYEGQGWEITIPVKDVKKIKEDFEAVHEKIYGFTLDKDIEIVTIRVFGIIPSNKVSLPKPKTEGKPSVKYRKVYFDDWIETPIYRREELQVNYEIEGPAIIEEYSSTTVIKSGWKAVVDNEGFIRCEK
- a CDS encoding cellulose synthase catalytic subunit, producing the protein MRAINLIYAITPIVLSAIFTYLTYASIISVWLAFGIWLSMVVGFFIFIDFYKLSRKSTKYEVNYVSDIKRYRIASFVTSFNENPEIVEGTLISVKLATKDYGDVYLLDDSTDQKISNELRNFCEKNGVVYIHRTERKGFKAGAINEALKKVGDNYDLVAIFDADQRPVEDFFEQVLPYFSDPKVALVQVPQNYSETYSGIAKASKYQQEPFLRVIMRGRSLSSAFSLGSGSIFRVSALKDVGYMDESSITEDAATSIKLHEKGYKSVYVDSQLIWYGEPPEDISAYLTQQSRWAFGYFQLTWKILKSNLSFSQFADYFSGSLYWVKEGPLTVAEFLAPIFFLLFKIPIIVLNPLIYILAYIPYLLISIALFVFAIKGKGEYGIKGFYYHQSIEYLEFLSITLTFFSWLLAKKRPFKVTPKGEGKFDVKNIIPHIIILILLILATIEGFIWLDEAKFNLRLFYSIIINVFWAIYQMPFLIGGIILGKTISEREEYVENVTN